A region of Streptomyces sp. NBC_01750 DNA encodes the following proteins:
- a CDS encoding carbohydrate kinase family protein, whose protein sequence is MLVIGDVVTDVVARHRSPLARGTDTAARIRVLPGGAGANAACWAARWGCTDVRLLGRVGDGEAGWHEKRLRDAGVRPLLVPDQEAPTATVIALVDGTAERTFLTDSGAVLRISPTDWSPSLLDGVGHLHLSGYLLFADTSRQLALLALESARARGVPVSVDPASAGFIAELGVDRVLAAVDGADVLIPNADEARLLTGLADPAVAAAVLSRRVPLTVVTLGAEGALVAESGRVTARVPPVPAEAVDSTGAGDAFTGAFLAARLAGAEAREAAAQGCRAGAEAVTVIGGRP, encoded by the coding sequence CTGCTCGTCATCGGGGATGTCGTCACGGATGTGGTGGCCCGCCACCGCTCCCCGCTCGCCCGGGGGACGGACACGGCGGCCCGGATCCGTGTCCTGCCGGGCGGTGCGGGCGCCAACGCGGCTTGCTGGGCGGCGCGTTGGGGCTGCACGGACGTCCGGCTGCTGGGGCGGGTCGGCGACGGCGAAGCGGGCTGGCACGAGAAGCGGCTGCGGGACGCGGGCGTCCGTCCTCTCCTCGTCCCGGACCAGGAGGCCCCGACCGCCACCGTCATCGCCCTCGTCGACGGCACCGCCGAGCGGACGTTCCTCACCGACAGCGGCGCGGTACTGCGGATATCCCCCACCGACTGGTCGCCGTCGCTGCTGGACGGCGTCGGCCATCTGCATCTCTCCGGCTATCTGCTCTTCGCCGACACCAGTCGCCAACTCGCTCTGCTTGCCCTTGAGTCGGCGCGGGCCCGGGGCGTACCGGTGAGCGTGGACCCCGCCTCGGCGGGTTTCATCGCCGAACTCGGCGTGGACCGCGTGCTGGCAGCGGTCGACGGCGCGGACGTCCTCATCCCGAACGCCGACGAGGCCCGCCTGCTCACCGGCCTCGCCGACCCGGCCGTCGCCGCCGCCGTACTGAGCCGCCGAGTCCCGCTCACCGTCGTCACCCTCGGTGCCGAGGGAGCGCTGGTCGCGGAGTCCGGCAGGGTCACGGCCCGCGTCCCGCCGGTCCCCGCCGAGGCGGTGGACTCCACGGGCGCCGGCGACGCCTTCACCGGCGCCTTCCTCGCCGCCCGGCTGGCAGGGGCTGAGGCCCGCGAGGCCGCCGCGCAGGGCTGCCGTGCCGGCGCGGAGGCGGTGACGGTGATCGGCGGCCGGCCGTAG
- a CDS encoding pseudouridine-5'-phosphate glycosidase — MPSHELVLSEEVREALAARRPVVALESTIIAHGLPRPRNLAVAEELEELVRLGGAVPATVAVLDGRAHIGLNKVQLERIARDDDVRKFGHRDLAPALAAGASGATTVSATAFLAARAGIRVFATGGLGGVHREWTETQDESADLRLLAQTRIAVVCAGVKSILDVPATLQRLETLGVGILGYGTDRFPGFYLTSSGEPVDWTVRTPEEVSEVIRAKEALGGPESALIVANPVAEGEQLDPALHDRVLGEALDECRERGISGQAVTPFLLDHLMRQTEGASVEANLAAVRGNVRLSARIAAAL, encoded by the coding sequence ATGCCATCACATGAACTCGTGCTGTCCGAGGAAGTGCGGGAAGCGCTCGCCGCGCGCCGCCCCGTCGTCGCCCTGGAGTCGACGATCATCGCGCACGGACTGCCGCGTCCGCGCAATCTGGCCGTCGCCGAGGAGCTGGAGGAGCTCGTACGGCTCGGGGGCGCCGTTCCGGCCACCGTCGCCGTACTGGACGGCCGGGCCCATATCGGACTGAACAAGGTTCAGTTGGAGCGGATCGCACGGGACGACGACGTACGAAAGTTCGGCCATCGGGATCTCGCGCCCGCGCTGGCGGCCGGGGCCAGCGGGGCGACAACCGTCTCGGCGACGGCGTTCCTGGCGGCGCGGGCCGGTATCCGGGTCTTCGCGACCGGCGGGCTCGGCGGTGTACATCGCGAGTGGACCGAGACACAGGACGAGTCGGCGGACCTGCGGCTGCTGGCGCAGACGCGGATCGCGGTGGTGTGCGCGGGCGTCAAGTCGATCCTGGATGTGCCGGCCACGCTGCAGCGGCTGGAGACGCTGGGCGTCGGCATCCTCGGATACGGCACCGACCGCTTCCCCGGCTTCTATCTGACCTCGTCCGGCGAGCCCGTCGACTGGACGGTCCGCACTCCGGAAGAGGTGTCGGAAGTGATCCGGGCGAAAGAGGCTCTCGGCGGCCCCGAGTCGGCGCTGATCGTCGCCAATCCGGTGGCGGAGGGGGAGCAGCTGGATCCGGCGCTGCACGACCGGGTGCTCGGCGAGGCGCTGGACGAATGCCGGGAGCGGGGCATCAGCGGCCAGGCCGTGACCCCGTTCCTTCTCGACCATCTGATGCGGCAGACCGAGGGGGCTTCGGTGGAGGCCAACCTGGCGGCGGTGCGCGGCAATGTGCGGCTGTCGGCGAGGATCGCGGCGGCCCTGTGA
- a CDS encoding cupin domain-containing protein, whose product MGFRGLLPRNRRQGRARTAMVLVGCLAALATVPSAANATPGSGVSATVLAQGVSQGTLKLKAKGRTDVVVRTITVAPGGYTGWHTHAGQLLAVVKSGTLTRTLDDCSVEVSPAGTAFIEPSGKNHRHIGRNLGSEPVVLYVTYLLPAGSPLSDDADAPPCAGKSGK is encoded by the coding sequence ATGGGGTTCAGAGGATTGCTGCCGCGGAACAGACGGCAGGGGCGTGCCCGCACTGCGATGGTCCTGGTCGGCTGTCTGGCGGCGCTCGCCACCGTGCCGTCCGCCGCGAACGCCACCCCCGGCAGCGGCGTCTCGGCGACGGTGCTCGCGCAGGGCGTGTCCCAGGGGACCCTGAAGCTGAAGGCCAAGGGCCGCACCGATGTGGTCGTACGGACGATCACCGTGGCGCCGGGCGGGTACACCGGCTGGCACACCCACGCCGGACAGCTCCTCGCCGTCGTCAAGTCCGGGACGCTGACGCGGACTCTCGACGACTGCTCCGTCGAGGTCAGCCCGGCCGGCACGGCCTTCATCGAGCCGTCCGGCAAGAACCACCGGCACATCGGGCGCAACCTCGGCAGCGAGCCGGTCGTGCTGTACGTGACGTATCTGCTGCCCGCGGGCAGCCCGCTGTCGGACGACGCGGACGCTCCGCCCTGCGCCGGTAAATCCGGTAAATAG
- a CDS encoding uridine kinase, whose translation MRLEAITWDRLAEALVDRVMETGAEDGSPWLRVGIDGAPASPAGALAERVAEALRLRGRGVLVVGTGGFLRPASLRYEYGREDPDTYYSGWFDTGALWREVFGPLEAGGSGRVLPDLWDPATDRATRSPHVELPPGGVLLLHGPFLLGHWFPFDLSVHLRLSSAALRRRTEESERWTLPAFERYEDEVGPGEAADVLVRADDANRPAWGGLG comes from the coding sequence GTGCGACTCGAAGCGATCACCTGGGATCGGCTGGCCGAGGCCCTCGTCGACCGGGTCATGGAGACCGGGGCCGAGGACGGCAGTCCGTGGCTGCGCGTCGGCATCGACGGGGCGCCCGCCTCCCCGGCAGGTGCGCTCGCGGAGCGGGTCGCCGAGGCGCTGCGGCTGCGCGGGCGGGGCGTGCTCGTGGTCGGGACGGGCGGGTTTCTGCGGCCCGCCTCGCTGCGGTACGAGTACGGGCGCGAGGATCCGGACACGTACTACAGCGGCTGGTTCGACACCGGGGCTCTGTGGCGGGAGGTCTTCGGGCCGCTGGAGGCGGGTGGCAGCGGGCGGGTGCTGCCCGATCTGTGGGATCCGGCGACCGATCGGGCGACCCGCAGCCCACATGTCGAACTTCCGCCCGGCGGCGTGCTGTTGCTGCATGGGCCGTTCCTTCTCGGGCACTGGTTCCCCTTCGATCTCTCCGTGCATCTGCGGCTGTCGTCCGCTGCACTCCGACGGCGTACGGAGGAGAGCGAGCGCTGGACACTGCCCGCGTTCGAGCGGTACGAGGACGAGGTGGGCCCGGGAGAGGCCGCCGATGTGCTCGTACGGGCCGACGATGCGAACCGTCCGGCGTGGGGCGGACTCGGCTGA
- a CDS encoding MFS transporter has protein sequence MTSIDKAAALSPVSADDLPALRRRITAVLIASQILGGLGVATGIALAAVLAQQVSGTEALSGLAPTATVAGTALLSMPLAALMTARGRRPGLVLAYVIGALGAGVVVLGAVIENFPLLLLGMAAFGAGSSANLQARFAAADLAEPERRGRAISNVVWATTIGAVLGPNIAAPAGRSVSGIGIPAAAGPFVWAAGVFLVSAVMVFVLLRPDPLLTARALSPADRSREGRSLRAGMRAVRESPMARLALVTVAVSHTAMVSIMSMTPVALSHHGAGIQLIGLVISGHIAGMYAFSPLMGWLADRIGRLAVIGLAVGLLCAAALLAGTAGASHGQTAAGLFLLGLGWSAGVVSGSTLLTDSVPQPARAAVQGLSDLAMSTTAGIGGAAAGLIVARASYGWLNLVGACLLLPLAALAVRRALSRPVPAADGGR, from the coding sequence GTGACCTCGATCGACAAGGCCGCGGCTCTCTCCCCCGTTTCGGCTGACGACCTGCCCGCGCTGCGCAGGCGTATCACCGCCGTACTCATCGCCAGCCAGATCCTCGGCGGGCTCGGCGTCGCGACCGGTATCGCGCTGGCCGCCGTACTGGCGCAGCAGGTGAGCGGGACCGAGGCGCTGTCCGGGCTCGCCCCCACCGCCACCGTGGCCGGGACCGCGCTGCTGTCCATGCCGCTGGCCGCGCTGATGACGGCACGCGGACGGCGGCCCGGGCTTGTCCTCGCCTATGTGATCGGGGCGTTGGGCGCGGGGGTGGTCGTACTGGGCGCGGTCATCGAGAACTTTCCGCTGCTGCTTCTGGGCATGGCCGCGTTCGGCGCCGGTTCGTCGGCAAATCTGCAGGCACGTTTCGCGGCCGCCGATCTGGCCGAGCCCGAGCGGCGCGGCCGGGCCATCTCCAATGTCGTCTGGGCGACCACGATCGGTGCGGTGCTCGGCCCCAATATCGCGGCCCCCGCTGGCCGCAGCGTCTCCGGGATCGGCATTCCGGCCGCCGCGGGCCCGTTCGTCTGGGCTGCCGGGGTGTTCCTCGTCTCCGCCGTAATGGTCTTCGTCCTGCTGCGCCCCGATCCGCTGCTGACCGCCCGCGCCCTGTCCCCGGCCGACCGCTCGCGCGAAGGACGCTCGCTGCGGGCCGGGATGCGGGCCGTGCGCGAGTCTCCTATGGCCCGGCTCGCGCTCGTCACCGTCGCCGTATCGCACACCGCGATGGTGTCGATCATGTCGATGACTCCGGTCGCCCTCAGCCACCACGGCGCGGGGATCCAGCTGATCGGCCTGGTGATCAGCGGCCATATCGCGGGGATGTACGCCTTTTCGCCGCTGATGGGCTGGCTGGCCGACCGTATCGGCAGGCTTGCGGTGATCGGGCTGGCCGTGGGACTCCTCTGCGCGGCCGCGTTGCTGGCCGGTACGGCGGGAGCCAGCCACGGGCAGACCGCAGCCGGTCTCTTTCTGCTCGGTCTGGGATGGTCGGCGGGCGTGGTGTCCGGGTCGACGCTGCTCACGGACTCCGTGCCGCAGCCCGCCCGCGCCGCTGTGCAGGGCCTCTCCGATCTGGCCATGAGCACAACGGCGGGCATCGGCGGCGCGGCCGCCGGCCTGATCGTCGCGCGGGCGAGCTACGGCTGGCTGAACCTGGTCGGCGCCTGCCTGCTGCTGCCCCTGGCGGCGCTCGCGGTGCGCAGGGCGCTCAGCCGGCCGGTTCCGGCGGCCGACGGGGGCCGCTGA
- a CDS encoding peptidase, with the protein MTCCSTCSVPVHTQFASPDLIEQIVYGGLDPATDPAWESSGAMTREEYGRWCGHLCGMTCLRMALGPGSPSLFELRDGALKYGAYTEDSDGVIRGLIYAPLASYAREVHALTATVHRRLAPQEILALLDEGRTVMASVHYEIRNPDRPAPGRGGHLVLLTARTEDRVHFHNPSGTTPRTRAADLPLADFARFFAGRGVSFGPAAASGPGPERLPEQEPETGAGNGVLEKGPGNGAGPGA; encoded by the coding sequence ATGACCTGCTGCTCCACCTGCTCCGTCCCCGTCCACACCCAGTTCGCCTCCCCGGACCTGATCGAGCAGATCGTGTACGGCGGGCTGGACCCGGCCACCGACCCGGCCTGGGAGTCCTCGGGCGCGATGACCCGGGAGGAGTACGGGCGCTGGTGCGGCCATCTGTGCGGTATGACCTGTCTGCGCATGGCGCTCGGTCCGGGATCCCCCTCGCTCTTCGAACTGCGCGACGGAGCGCTGAAGTACGGCGCCTACACCGAGGACTCCGACGGTGTCATCCGCGGCCTGATCTACGCGCCGCTCGCCTCGTACGCGCGGGAAGTACACGCGCTCACCGCCACCGTCCACCGCCGGCTGGCGCCGCAGGAGATCCTCGCGCTCCTCGACGAGGGCCGGACGGTGATGGCTTCGGTGCACTACGAGATCCGCAACCCGGACCGCCCGGCGCCGGGCAGAGGCGGCCATCTGGTGCTGCTCACCGCTCGCACGGAGGACCGCGTGCACTTCCACAATCCGTCCGGGACGACGCCTCGGACGCGAGCGGCCGACCTCCCGCTGGCCGACTTCGCCCGCTTCTTCGCGGGTCGGGGAGTCTCCTTCGGCCCCGCAGCGGCGTCGGGACCGGGACCGGAAAGGCTCCCGGAACAGGAGCCGGAAACAGGGGCAGGAAATGGGGTCCTGGAAAAGGGGCCGGGAAACGGAGCGGGCCCGGGGGCGTAG